From the genome of Abyssibacter profundi:
TTGCGCGCCTCGTCGCTGGCACCGCTGCGTAGCCAACGGGCGTATTCGTCGAGATCGCCCTTGAATTCGGATTGCCGGCCGTGGGCGATGAGCCACAGCAAATCGCAGGTGGCCGCGACCAGGTGGCGGTCATGCGAGACCAGCACCATGGCGCCTTCAAATCCCTGCAAGGCCACCTCCAATGCGTGGCGCATATCCAGGTCGAGGTGGTTGGTCGGCTCGTCGAGCAGCAGCAGGTTGGGTTGCTGGTAGACGATGCGGGCCAGACAAAGCCGGGCTTTTTCTCCCCCGGAGAACGGGCCGACGGGTTCGAGCACGCGGTCGCCCCTGAAGTCGAAACCGCCGAGAAAGTTACGCAACGCTTGGGTGCTGGCCTTGGGATCGTCGCGCTGTAGGTGCAGCAGTGGGCTGGCCTCCATGTCGAGCTGGTCCACCTGGTGCTGTGCGAAATAGCCGATACGCAGGTACTGATGGCGTTGCACGCTGCCGGTGGACTGTACCGGGCCGTCACACAGCAGATTGATCAACGTGGATTTGCCGGCTCCGTTGCGGCCCAGCAGCCCGATGCGGTCGCCCGGATGGATGTCCAGTTTGAGTCCCGACAACACAGGTGCATCGCCGTAGCCAACGCTGGCCTGGTCGATGCGGATCAGCGGTGAGGGCATGCGCTCGGGCTTGGGGAACGAGAAGGCGAATGGCGAGTCCCAGTGCGCTGGCTCGGACACCTGCATACGCTCCATCTGCTTGAGCCGGCTCTGGGCCTGCTTGGCCTTGGACGCCTTGGCCTTGAAGCGGTCCACAAACTGCTGCATGTGTGCCCGTTGTTTTTCCTGGGCCGCATGGGCGGCCGCCTGCTGCATGCGCTGCTGTGCCAACGTGGCTTCGAAGGTCGAGTAATTGCCGGTGAACAGCGTGGCCTGCTGGCCTTGTAGATGCACGGTATGGGTGCAGGTGGCGTCGAGAAATTCGCGGTCGTGGGAGATGACCAGCAGGGTGCCGGCATAGGCTCGCAGCCACTCCTGCAGCCAGAACACCGCATCCAGATCCAGGTGGTTGGTCGGTTCGTCGAGCAGCAGCAGGTCGGAGCGGCACATCAGTGCCCGACCCAGATGCAGGCGCATCTGCCAGCCGCCGGAGAAGGCGCTGATCGGATTGCGGATGACGTCGGCATCGAAGCCCAGGCCATCCAATAGCCGGGCGGCGCGTGACTCGGCAGCGTAGCCATCCACTGCGTGCATGCGTTCATGCGCGGTTGCAATGGCCTGGACGTCGCCAGCCGCCTCGGCAGCGGCCACCTCGGATTGCACCGCACGAAGCTCCTGGTCTCCATCGAGCACGTAGTCCAGCGCCGAGCGACTGCGGTCGGCGATTTCCTGCCGCACCGTGGCGATCGTGACACCGGAAGGGACCTGGACCTCGCCGGCGTCGGCGTCGATCTCCCCGAGAATCAGCGCGAAGAGACTGGATTTTCCGGTCCCATTGCGGCCGACGATGCCCACGCGCTGGCCCGCTGAAATCATCAGCGAGACGTCGTCGAGCAGTTTGCGAGGGCCGCGACGCAGCGCGACCTGATTAAGGGTTATCACGATAGAAGCCTGGCTGAGCGGGTGGCGCGCTGGGCGCCCGACAGGATTATACGGGCGGCAACGGGCGCGCTAGCATCGCACCCTCGCTTCAACGAAGACGCTCACCATGCTGCAAGTCCACCAGTTTCCTTGTCTGTCCGACAACTATGGATTTCTGATTCGGGATGAGGCGACCGGGGTCGTGGCCTGTGTAGATACGCCGGACGCTCATGCGATTGCTCGCCAGCTCGATGACCTAGGCTGGTCGCTGGATATGATTCTCAATACGCATTGGCACCCCGATCATGTGGGAGGGAATCAGGCGCTTAAAGCACGGTTCGACTGCGAGATCATCGGTCCTGCCGGCGAGCGTGACCGCATTCCGGGCCTGGACCGCATCGTGGGTGAGGGTGATGGCGTACAGGTTGGCGAGAGCCAGGCCGAAGTCCTGCACACGCCGGGACATACCCTGGGACACATCGTTTATCACTTCGTCGATCAGCAGCTGGCCTTCGTGGGCGACACCTTGTTCGCCATGGGCTGCGGGCGGCTGTTCGAAGGCACCGCGGAACAGATGTGGGATTCGCTCAGCCGGCTGCGGCAGTGGCCGACGGAGACCGTGATCTACTGCGCCCACGAATACACGCAGGCCAATGCAAGGTTTGCGCTGAGCGTCGATGGCCAGAACGCCGCATTGCGTCGTCGAGCCGAAGAGGTTGATACGCGCCGGGCTGCTGATGAGGCGACCGTGCCGACGAACCTGGCGCTGGAATGTGCCACCAATCCCTTCCTGCGCGCTGACGATGCCGGCTTGCAATCGGCGCTGGACATGCCCGGTGCGCCGCCGGCCAGCGTCTTTGCCGAACTGCGCCGACGCAAAGATGTGTTTTAGGAAAGCCCTGATATCGACCACCTGCGGCGGCTACACTGCGCCGCAAATCCAATCCTGAATACCCCCATGCCGCTGACGATTTACCACAATCCCCGCTGTTCAAAGAGTCGCCAGACGCTGGAGCGCATCGAAGCCGCCGGGCAGTCACCGACGGTGATTCGGTACCTGGAGACCCCGCCGGACGTCGCGACGCTGCGTGCGCTGGTCCAGCGATTGGGCGTGCCTGTCACGGACCTGATTCGCTTCAAGGAGGCCTTGGCCAAGGAATTGGGCCTGGCGGCCGGCGACGACCGCAGTGCCGACGCGTGGCTGGCCCTGTTGGCCGAGCACCCCCGGCTACTGGAGCGACCGATTGTCGACGACGGCGAGCGCGCCGTGATCGGACGCCCGCCGGAAAACGTCGACGCGTTGCTGTAATCCGCCTATTTGCTAGACGGCAGCTTCACCTGGTGCTTGGCCTGGATGTCTGCGGTCTTGGGGGGATTGCCGGTAATCAGGCGGTCGGCCGAGGTGCCGAAGAAGCGTGACAGCCACTGAATCGTGACGGTCATGCGCTGATCGGGCTCGATAAGCGACGCGATATGCACCAGCGACCAAACCAGCCAGGCAAACGCGCCCTTGACCTTCCAGCCGAAGATCTCGCCGACACAGCGGTAGCGGGCAATAATCGCCATCGAACCCTTGTCCAGATACTTGAAGGGTTTCGGTGGCTTGCCCTTGGCTTGCCGCTTGAGCAGCTTGGCCACGTAGCGGCCTTGCTGCATGGCCACAGGCGCCAGGCCGGGGAGCGAGCCGCCCTTGCCATCCGGCGCGCAGGCCAGATCACCAATCACGTGAATATTGGGATGCGACGGCATCCGTAGCTGTTCGTCCACCACCAGGCGGCCGCGCGGGTCGGTTTCACCTTGTGTGCGTGCGGCCAGCGTGCGGCCGAACTGCGACAGCGTGACCCCCGCCGCCCACAGGACATTGCGGGTCTCGATGGTTTCGGTCTCGCCATTCTTGTGCCTGAGCCTGACGGCCTCGGCCGTGATGTCGTCGGCCATGGCCTGTGTCCGGACCTCGACGTTCAGCTCTTCGAGCATGCGTTTGGCGGCATCGCGCAAACTGTTGTCGTATGGCGGCAGGATGTTGTCCGCGCCCTCGACCAGAATCACGCGGGCGTCACGCGGATCAATCTGGCGGAAATTGCCGACCATCACCCGCTGGGTCAGATCGCCCAGCGCCCCGGCCAACTCCACGCCGGTGGGTCCGCCGCCAACGATGACAAAGGTCAGCAGCTGTCGGCGCAACGCCGGATCGCTGGTTTTCTCCGCTTCCTCGAAGGCGCGGAACAGCCGGTGGCGCATTTCCAGGGCGTGTTCCACCGTCTTGAGGCCGGGGGCGTGTTCACGCCAGTGGTCATTGCCGAAGTACTGGTGTTTGACGCCGGTGGCGGCGATTAGCGTGTCGTAGGGGGCCTCGCCTCCCTCGTAGTACACGATCTGCCGGTCGACATCGATGTCATAAACCGTGCCCAGCAACGTACGAACATTGGCGTACTTGCGCAGGACCACACGTTGCTGTGTCGAGATGTCCCCGACCGTGAGCGTGCCGGTAGCGACCTGGTACAGCAGGGGCTGGAACAGGTGAAAATTACGCTTGTCCAGCAGCGTGACGTCGTAGCCGCTGCGGCCCAAAGCCTGCGCGGCGAATAGACCCCCGAATCCTCCTCCCACAATGACGACACGGTGTTTCTGGACTGCAATGGGTTCGGATTGCGGCATGAATGTGACCTCCAATGTCTCAATGTTGCGGCGCAGCATCCTAGCATGGGCGACTTGACGCGAATTTCAGATCCTCGCGGGTTCGGCCATACGGGCGGGTCAATCGATCCCTCCGTTCGTCGGGCTTGGGCGAATGCTGCACCGCGATTTCACCTTTCGTTCCCCAGGGCCGGCATACGGTGGTACCGCAACGTATCCGTTTGGGTACGAGGAGGACAGCATGACGACAATGCTCAGGATCAACGGCTCGGCCCAGGGCGAGTTGCTTGATCAAGCGGTGATGGAGCAGTGGGGGCTCGAGCTTCCGAGTTCCGGTCATGACGCGCATTTCGGAGCACAAGGTCGCGGTCAGCCCGGCGCGGTGCTCCGGTACTCGGCTCGATTGGGTGAGCAGATGCAGGCGCAGCGGTTACTGCGCTCGAGCGCGCTGGAGGCGGGACAGGTGCTGATCGACACGGGGCGGCAAGTCGCGGCCACGGGTGAGCGGGTGGCGGCGACCCTGGAACGGGTTCGCGCGGCCAGGCGCGGGTTTCAAGCACCGGACGAGACGGTGGGGCTACTGCCATCGGTGTTGGCCCATGACCTGAAGTCGCCCATCGTGACGCTGGCGGGCTACATGGCCTATTTGCGGAAACACGAGCACGCGCAATTGAGTGAGCGGGGTCAATCCTTTCTATCGACCTGCGGGGATTTATTGCGGCAGATGCAGGATCAGATCAGTTGTCTGACCAAGTTGGCCCAGACCAAGCAGGGTCCCACGGCAACCGGCCCGTTGCAGTTGTCCGTGATCCTCAATGACGCGCTGAGCCGAGTGGAGCAGTTGCTGGCCGATGAGGACGCCCACGTGACGGTCGATGAACTCCCCAGCGTACGAGGCGATAGGGCGCAGCTCACAACGCTATTCCAGAATCTCATCCAGAACGCCTGCAAGTATGTCCCGCCGACCCGGGCTCCGGACATCAGAATTTCTGCCGAACGGGAAGGGGCGTGGATCCGGGTTCGAGTGCGTGACAACGGGATTGGCGTTCCCCCATCGATGCACCTTGATATTTTCCGCATGGGTGTGCGGGCGCATGCAGAGGCCGGTTACGAGGGCACCGGCCTGGGCTTGGCACTCTGCGCTCGAATTGCGCAGGAGCACGGTGGATCAATTGGCGTGGAGTCGGACCCGGAGCTGGGGGATGGATCGACATTCTGGGTGCTGCTCAAATCCGTCGCAGCGCCCTGTAGCAAAGACGCTGACAAGCTTGGCGAATCCGCTGCCGGCGGCGTCTGAGCACAGGTTGGTAAGGTGAGCAGGGCGAGCGGGTTGCCCCGGTCTGTGTGCGGTGCGACAGTCTAGCTTGACCGGCCGAGAGCCCCGCGAACAGGCGTTCGGGTGTCGATGTGCGCCTGCGGGTCACGCGCTGTAGACGGTGTTGTCTCGTCTCGTTCCGAAGGACAGGCAGCGAGCGTTTTGCGGCTTCTTGATCATGGGTCCTCCGGTGTGCGGGCTCGGGCGACAGGCATCCCAAAGGCATCGCCAGATAGGATGAGCGACATGACTGACATCAGCATGCTGGAGCGCAAGCTCCAACGTGAGCGCGCCGCCCGCCAGCAAGCCGAAGCGCTGCTGGAGGCCAAGGCGCAGGAGCTGCAGGCACGGAACAAGGAGCTGCGGCGTTCCAACGAGGAACTGGAGCGGTTTGCCTACGCGGCCTCGCATGATCTGCGGGCACCGCTGCGGACCATCGCGGGCTTCTCGGACCTGATTCGCCGCAAGGAGATGGACGGTATGTCGGCTTCCGGGCGCGAATACCTGGACCTGATCCGGGAGGCGATCTCGCAGATGGACCGCCTGATCGATGACCTGCTGGAGTTCTCGCGGGCCAACCGCGTGAAGATGGCGTTCTCGGCAGTCGACCTCAATGCCGTCGTCGCCGATGCCCGCGATGCGCTTCGGGCGCTGGTCCAGCAGCACCACGCCGTGATTCGGGTCGAGCCGCTGCCGGCGGTGGCCGGTCATGCCGGTCTGCTAACCCGGCTATTCCAGAATCTGATCAGCAATGCCTGCAAATTTTCGCAGCCTGACCAGCCGCCGGAGGTGCGTATCGAGGCGGCGGAAGACGCAGGGCGGGTGCGGATCGATGTGCGCGACAACGGTATCGGTATCGCGCCGCAGTATCAGGACGAGATTTTCCAGATGTTCGCCCGGCTGCACAGCCCGGATGAGTACCCCGGCACGGGGATCGGCCTGGCGCTTTGTGCGCGGATCGTCGAGCGCCATGGGGGCGCGATGGACGTGGTCTCTGCGGAAGGGGCTGGTGCCACCTTTCGAGTCTGGCTGCCCTCGGCTGAATCCGGCCCGGAGACGGTGAGCGGCAGGGCTTAGCGGGGCTGCGCTTAGGGCCGTGTGACAAAAAAACCGGAACAGCCGCATGGGGCTGTTCCGGTGGTCGAGGCGAAGCCGGGCTGCTTAGGCCTTCTTGTAGGCTTCGATCGATTTGGTGATTTCTGCCTTGGCCTTGGCGGCGCCTTCCCAGCCCGTCACCTTGACCCACTTGCCTTCTTCCAGGTCTTTGTAGCGCTCGAAGAAGTGCTGGATCTCGTTCTGCAGGCGCACCGGCACATCGTCCAGATCCTGCATGTCGGCGTAGTACTTGGTCGACACCTTGTCGGTCGGCACGGCCAGAATCTTGGCATCCAGGCCAGACTCATCTTCGGTGCCCAGTACGGCCACCGGGCGGCACTTAATGGCGCAGCCGGGGACGATGGGGTGGGGCGTGAGCACCAGCACATCCACCGGGTCGCCGTCGTCGTAAAGCGTGCCCGGGACATAGCCGTAGTTCGCCGGATAGTGCATCGCCACGTTCATGAAACGGTCGACCATCAGCAGGCCGCTGTCCTTGTCCACCTCATATTTCACCGGTCCGGCGTTGGCGGCGATTTCGATCACGACAAAGATTTCGTCCGGGGCCTTGCTGCCCGGTCCCAAGCTGTCAAACGACATGTGCTGCTTCCTGAGGGTTGATGAATGGGGTCAGCGCGGCGGCACCGCGGGGAGCCGTCGGGGCGCGCACTGGAGCCTAAGTTTGACATAGCGCGGCAGGCCGTTGGCGTAAGGGGGTGGCGCCTCGCCCTGGATGAGTGGCTGCAGGTAGCGTCGGCAGGCGTCGGTGATATGCCAGCCATCATCACTGATGTAGGCCGCGGGCAGTGGCCTTTCGCGGTTGGCAATCGCATCCAACGGGCGCCGCCCGGTCTGCCACACATAGGGCTCGTCTGAGCGGCGCTCCAGGCTGATCATGATGTTGCTGGCGCCGTCCAGCGCCGCTTCTATGCCCGCCTCGCCCACCGCGTAGGCCTGCGCCTGGTCTGTGGCCGACACATGGTGCGCGGCCGACCGCATCAGATA
Proteins encoded in this window:
- a CDS encoding ABC-F family ATP-binding cassette domain-containing protein, producing MITLNQVALRRGPRKLLDDVSLMISAGQRVGIVGRNGTGKSSLFALILGEIDADAGEVQVPSGVTIATVRQEIADRSRSALDYVLDGDQELRAVQSEVAAAEAAGDVQAIATAHERMHAVDGYAAESRAARLLDGLGFDADVIRNPISAFSGGWQMRLHLGRALMCRSDLLLLDEPTNHLDLDAVFWLQEWLRAYAGTLLVISHDREFLDATCTHTVHLQGQQATLFTGNYSTFEATLAQQRMQQAAAHAAQEKQRAHMQQFVDRFKAKASKAKQAQSRLKQMERMQVSEPAHWDSPFAFSFPKPERMPSPLIRIDQASVGYGDAPVLSGLKLDIHPGDRIGLLGRNGAGKSTLINLLCDGPVQSTGSVQRHQYLRIGYFAQHQVDQLDMEASPLLHLQRDDPKASTQALRNFLGGFDFRGDRVLEPVGPFSGGEKARLCLARIVYQQPNLLLLDEPTNHLDLDMRHALEVALQGFEGAMVLVSHDRHLVAATCDLLWLIAHGRQSEFKGDLDEYARWLRSGASDEARKTADAPATIEAPPSDADRRALAAQRRALSKPLRQQLRRAEETMARLQRELADLDESLGDAALYQDEPDRARRLARKRQDARDALDQAEAQWMEAAEALEAQDAPA
- the gloB gene encoding hydroxyacylglutathione hydrolase; the encoded protein is MLQVHQFPCLSDNYGFLIRDEATGVVACVDTPDAHAIARQLDDLGWSLDMILNTHWHPDHVGGNQALKARFDCEIIGPAGERDRIPGLDRIVGEGDGVQVGESQAEVLHTPGHTLGHIVYHFVDQQLAFVGDTLFAMGCGRLFEGTAEQMWDSLSRLRQWPTETVIYCAHEYTQANARFALSVDGQNAALRRRAEEVDTRRAADEATVPTNLALECATNPFLRADDAGLQSALDMPGAPPASVFAELRRRKDVF
- the arsC gene encoding arsenate reductase (glutaredoxin) (This arsenate reductase requires both glutathione and glutaredoxin to convert arsenate to arsenite, after which the efflux transporter formed by ArsA and ArsB can extrude the arsenite from the cell, providing resistance.) yields the protein MPLTIYHNPRCSKSRQTLERIEAAGQSPTVIRYLETPPDVATLRALVQRLGVPVTDLIRFKEALAKELGLAAGDDRSADAWLALLAEHPRLLERPIVDDGERAVIGRPPENVDALL
- a CDS encoding NAD(P)/FAD-dependent oxidoreductase, with the protein product MPQSEPIAVQKHRVVIVGGGFGGLFAAQALGRSGYDVTLLDKRNFHLFQPLLYQVATGTLTVGDISTQQRVVLRKYANVRTLLGTVYDIDVDRQIVYYEGGEAPYDTLIAATGVKHQYFGNDHWREHAPGLKTVEHALEMRHRLFRAFEEAEKTSDPALRRQLLTFVIVGGGPTGVELAGALGDLTQRVMVGNFRQIDPRDARVILVEGADNILPPYDNSLRDAAKRMLEELNVEVRTQAMADDITAEAVRLRHKNGETETIETRNVLWAAGVTLSQFGRTLAARTQGETDPRGRLVVDEQLRMPSHPNIHVIGDLACAPDGKGGSLPGLAPVAMQQGRYVAKLLKRQAKGKPPKPFKYLDKGSMAIIARYRCVGEIFGWKVKGAFAWLVWSLVHIASLIEPDQRMTVTIQWLSRFFGTSADRLITGNPPKTADIQAKHQVKLPSSK
- a CDS encoding sensor histidine kinase, whose product is MTTMLRINGSAQGELLDQAVMEQWGLELPSSGHDAHFGAQGRGQPGAVLRYSARLGEQMQAQRLLRSSALEAGQVLIDTGRQVAATGERVAATLERVRAARRGFQAPDETVGLLPSVLAHDLKSPIVTLAGYMAYLRKHEHAQLSERGQSFLSTCGDLLRQMQDQISCLTKLAQTKQGPTATGPLQLSVILNDALSRVEQLLADEDAHVTVDELPSVRGDRAQLTTLFQNLIQNACKYVPPTRAPDIRISAEREGAWIRVRVRDNGIGVPPSMHLDIFRMGVRAHAEAGYEGTGLGLALCARIAQEHGGSIGVESDPELGDGSTFWVLLKSVAAPCSKDADKLGESAAGGV
- a CDS encoding sensor histidine kinase — its product is MTDISMLERKLQRERAARQQAEALLEAKAQELQARNKELRRSNEELERFAYAASHDLRAPLRTIAGFSDLIRRKEMDGMSASGREYLDLIREAISQMDRLIDDLLEFSRANRVKMAFSAVDLNAVVADARDALRALVQQHHAVIRVEPLPAVAGHAGLLTRLFQNLISNACKFSQPDQPPEVRIEAAEDAGRVRIDVRDNGIGIAPQYQDEIFQMFARLHSPDEYPGTGIGLALCARIVERHGGAMDVVSAEGAGATFRVWLPSAESGPETVSGRA
- the ppa gene encoding inorganic diphosphatase; translation: MSFDSLGPGSKAPDEIFVVIEIAANAGPVKYEVDKDSGLLMVDRFMNVAMHYPANYGYVPGTLYDDGDPVDVLVLTPHPIVPGCAIKCRPVAVLGTEDESGLDAKILAVPTDKVSTKYYADMQDLDDVPVRLQNEIQHFFERYKDLEEGKWVKVTGWEGAAKAKAEITKSIEAYKKA